Proteins encoded together in one Bradyrhizobium sp. CB82 window:
- a CDS encoding DUF2239 family protein, translating into MQATFTAFVGQRRLASGPIADVVLAVKRADAWAGSPIVIFSDLTGRSVDFDLRGDDQEVLARLATIAPAQSDAGIEKPSAPRGRGRPRLGVVAREVTLLPRHWEWLNAQPGGASVALRKLVNEARRASGDRDRERQARDAAYHFMSAMAGNLAHFEEASRALFAGDRRRFAAEIVDWPADIRDHVLKLASSDRA; encoded by the coding sequence ATGCAGGCAACCTTCACAGCCTTTGTGGGCCAACGGCGTCTGGCCTCAGGGCCGATCGCGGATGTGGTCCTGGCGGTCAAGCGCGCGGATGCGTGGGCGGGCTCGCCGATCGTGATCTTCAGCGACCTGACCGGACGGTCGGTGGATTTCGACCTGCGCGGCGACGACCAGGAGGTGCTGGCCCGCCTGGCGACGATCGCGCCGGCGCAATCCGATGCCGGCATCGAGAAACCGAGCGCGCCGCGCGGCCGCGGCCGGCCCAGGCTCGGCGTCGTGGCGCGCGAGGTGACGTTGCTGCCGCGGCACTGGGAATGGCTCAACGCACAGCCGGGCGGCGCCTCGGTCGCGCTGCGCAAGCTTGTCAACGAGGCGCGACGCGCCAGCGGCGATCGCGACCGCGAGCGGCAGGCGCGCGATGCCGCCTACCACTTCATGTCGGCGATGGCCGGCAATCTCGCGCATTTCGAAGAGGCCTCGCGCGCGCTGTTCGCAGGCGATCGCCGGCGCTTCGCGGCGGAGATCGTCGACTGGCCCGCCGACATCCGCGACCACGTGCTGAAACTCGCAAGCAGCGACCGCGCGTAG
- a CDS encoding MFS transporter has product MTTIASDADMADTERTYPPRAAVVSWIFFDWAAQPYFTLITTFVFAPYFATSVAPDPATGQSLWGFAMAAAGMVIALLSPVLGAIADAAGRRKPWIAAFGAMLVLGSCALWIGKPGDASIIPALLAAVALASVGAEFATVFNNAMMPTLVPPERIGRLSGNGWATGYVGGIISLIIVLGFLAANPETGRTLLGFTPLFGLDPATHQGDRITGPLTGLWFIVFVTPMFVFTPDYPAKRPVRQALRAGLAQLKQSLGELPRQQSLATFLLANMIYSDGLVSLFAFGGIYAAGTFGWQTIQIGTFGIILAIAGTFGAWLGGKLDDLLGPKRVIAGSMLVLLLSLAAILLVDKDSILFIKVASPEPGGTLFAGAAERAYLVLGCLIGAAGGPLQAASRTLLIRLAPKDRIAQYFGLFALTGKVTSFIGPLLIGAITAGTASQKAGMGVLVVFFAAGLALLMRVREQPPPLSSFRGIAER; this is encoded by the coding sequence ATGACGACGATCGCGTCTGATGCCGATATGGCCGACACGGAGCGGACCTATCCGCCGCGCGCCGCCGTCGTCAGCTGGATTTTCTTCGACTGGGCTGCGCAGCCCTATTTCACCCTGATCACGACATTCGTCTTCGCGCCCTATTTCGCCACCAGCGTCGCGCCGGACCCTGCGACCGGACAATCGCTGTGGGGATTCGCGATGGCGGCGGCCGGCATGGTCATTGCGCTCCTGTCGCCGGTGCTGGGCGCCATCGCCGACGCCGCGGGCCGGCGCAAGCCCTGGATTGCGGCGTTCGGCGCCATGCTGGTGCTGGGTTCCTGCGCGCTGTGGATCGGCAAGCCCGGCGACGCCAGCATCATTCCCGCGTTGCTCGCCGCGGTGGCGCTCGCCAGCGTCGGTGCGGAGTTCGCGACCGTCTTCAACAATGCGATGATGCCGACACTGGTGCCGCCGGAGCGCATCGGGCGGCTCTCCGGCAATGGCTGGGCCACCGGCTATGTCGGCGGCATCATCAGCCTGATCATCGTGCTTGGCTTCCTCGCCGCGAATCCAGAGACCGGACGCACGCTGCTCGGCTTCACGCCGCTGTTCGGGCTCGATCCGGCCACGCATCAAGGCGATCGCATCACCGGGCCGCTGACGGGACTCTGGTTCATCGTGTTCGTGACGCCGATGTTCGTGTTCACGCCGGATTACCCGGCCAAGCGTCCGGTGCGCCAGGCGCTGCGCGCCGGCCTTGCACAACTGAAGCAGTCGCTCGGCGAACTGCCGCGGCAGCAATCGCTGGCGACGTTCCTGCTCGCCAACATGATCTACAGCGACGGCCTCGTCTCGCTGTTCGCCTTCGGCGGCATCTACGCCGCCGGCACGTTCGGCTGGCAGACGATCCAGATCGGCACCTTCGGCATCATCTTGGCGATCGCTGGCACCTTCGGCGCATGGCTCGGCGGCAAGCTCGACGATCTGCTGGGACCGAAGCGCGTGATCGCCGGCAGCATGCTGGTCCTCTTGCTGTCGCTCGCCGCGATCCTGCTGGTCGACAAGGATTCGATCCTGTTCATCAAGGTCGCCTCGCCCGAGCCGGGCGGCACCCTGTTCGCGGGCGCGGCCGAACGCGCCTATCTCGTGCTGGGCTGTCTGATCGGCGCTGCCGGCGGCCCGCTCCAGGCCGCCTCGCGCACGCTCCTCATCCGTCTCGCGCCAAAGGACCGCATCGCGCAGTATTTCGGCCTGTTCGCGCTGACCGGAAAGGTGACATCCTTTATCGGCCCGCTTCTGATCGGCGCAATCACGGCCGGGACCGCGAGCCAGAAGGCCGGCATGGGCGTGCTGGTGGTGTTCTTCGCCGCGGGGCTCGCGCTGTTGATGCGGGTGAGGGAGCAGCCGCCTCCACTGTCGTCATTCCGGGGCATCGCGGAGCGATGA
- a CDS encoding MFS transporter → MTTAEPTERIERAEIEDTSLLAFYRDMNVAERRTFWACAAGWALDGMDFMIYPLVIGTIIALWKVDAGSAGLAGTVTLLASAIGGWLGGYLSDHIGRVKTLQFTIIWFSFFSLVCAVVKNFDQLLVARALLGLGFGGEWAAGAVLMGEAIRPQYRGRAVGSVQSGWAVGWGLAVLSQAILFSLLPAETAWRWMFVIGALPALLVFYIRRSVTEPEIAVAARAKQAETGSHPKLWEIFSFPIVKTTVLASLMVTGCQGGYYAITFWVPQFLTKERHLTIVGSTGYLAALIIGSFAGYLVGAWLADRIGRRNLFLIFSLGAMAVVLLYTQLPLTNEILWLLGFPLGFFASGYFSGVGAFLTELYPTRLRGSGQGFCYNFGRGIGALFPFLVGALSATTSLANAIAIFAAAAYAVFFLAAFALPETRGRVLRAD, encoded by the coding sequence ATGACCACAGCCGAGCCAACCGAGCGCATCGAGCGCGCCGAGATCGAAGACACCAGCCTTCTTGCCTTCTACCGCGACATGAACGTAGCCGAACGGCGGACGTTCTGGGCCTGCGCCGCCGGCTGGGCGCTCGACGGCATGGACTTCATGATATATCCGCTCGTCATCGGCACCATCATCGCGCTGTGGAAGGTCGATGCCGGCTCTGCCGGGCTCGCCGGCACCGTCACGCTGCTGGCGTCCGCGATCGGCGGCTGGCTCGGCGGCTATCTCTCCGACCATATCGGCCGGGTCAAGACGCTCCAGTTCACCATCATCTGGTTCTCGTTTTTCTCGCTGGTCTGCGCGGTCGTGAAGAATTTCGACCAGCTCCTGGTCGCGCGCGCCCTGCTTGGCCTCGGCTTCGGCGGCGAATGGGCGGCGGGCGCAGTGCTGATGGGCGAAGCGATCCGGCCGCAATATCGCGGGCGCGCGGTCGGCTCGGTGCAATCGGGCTGGGCCGTCGGCTGGGGGCTTGCGGTGCTGTCGCAGGCGATCCTGTTCTCGCTTCTTCCTGCCGAGACGGCGTGGCGCTGGATGTTCGTGATCGGCGCGCTGCCGGCCCTCCTGGTGTTCTACATCCGCCGCTCCGTCACCGAGCCGGAGATCGCGGTCGCGGCGCGCGCGAAGCAAGCGGAAACCGGCAGCCATCCAAAGCTGTGGGAGATCTTCTCCTTCCCGATCGTCAAGACCACGGTCCTCGCGTCCTTGATGGTGACCGGCTGCCAGGGCGGCTATTACGCGATCACCTTCTGGGTCCCGCAGTTCCTGACCAAGGAGCGGCATCTCACCATCGTCGGCTCGACCGGCTATCTCGCCGCGTTGATCATCGGCTCCTTCGCCGGCTATCTCGTCGGCGCCTGGCTCGCCGACCGCATCGGCCGGCGCAATCTGTTCCTGATCTTCTCGCTCGGCGCGATGGCCGTGGTGCTGCTCTACACGCAATTGCCGCTCACCAACGAAATCCTGTGGCTGCTCGGCTTTCCCCTCGGCTTCTTTGCGTCCGGCTATTTCTCCGGTGTCGGCGCCTTCCTGACCGAGCTCTACCCGACGCGGCTGCGCGGCTCCGGCCAGGGCTTTTGCTACAATTTCGGCCGCGGCATCGGCGCGCTGTTCCCGTTCCTGGTCGGCGCGCTGTCGGCGACGACCTCGCTTGCCAATGCGATCGCGATCTTTGCGGCCGCGGCCTATGCGGTGTTCTTCCTCGCCGCCTTTGCGCTGCCGGAGACACGGGGCCGCGTGCTGCGTGCGGATTGA
- the purH gene encoding bifunctional phosphoribosylaminoimidazolecarboxamide formyltransferase/IMP cyclohydrolase: protein MTDHPRRVTRALLSVSDKTGLIEFAKALSAHGVELVSTGGTAKAIAQAGLKVKDVSELTGFPEMMDGRVKTLHPKVHGGLLAIRDNKEHAEAMKTHGIAPIDLLVVNLYPFEATVDKGAGFEECIENIDIGGPAMIRAAAKNHDDVAVVVEAQDYQAVLDELAANNGATTLKLRRRLAAKAYARTGAYDAAISNWFNRQLEIDAPDYRAFGGRLIQALRYGENPHQTAAFYATPDKRPGVSTARQLQGKELSYNNINDTDAAYECIGEFDAKRTAACVIVKHANPCGVAEGPDLVTAYRMALACDSTSAFGGIIAMNRALDADTAREITKIFTEVIIAPDASEEAIAIIGARKNLRLLLAGGLPDPRSAGLTAKTVAGGLLVQSRDNAVVDDMTFKVVTKRAPTDAEMRDLKFAFRVAKHVKSNTIIYAKDLATVGIGAGQMSRVDSARIAARKAQEAAHELKLAEPLTKGSVVASDAFFPFADGMLACIEAGATAVVQPGGSMRDDEVIKAADEHGIAMVFTGTRHFRH from the coding sequence ATGACTGATCATCCCCGCCGCGTCACCCGCGCCCTGCTCTCCGTTTCCGACAAGACCGGCCTGATCGAATTCGCCAAGGCGCTTTCCGCCCATGGCGTCGAGCTGGTGTCGACCGGCGGTACCGCCAAGGCGATCGCGCAAGCCGGCCTCAAGGTGAAGGACGTCTCCGAGCTCACCGGCTTCCCCGAGATGATGGACGGCCGCGTCAAGACGCTGCATCCGAAGGTGCATGGCGGTCTGCTCGCGATCCGGGACAACAAGGAACATGCGGAGGCGATGAAGACGCACGGGATTGCGCCGATCGATCTGCTCGTCGTCAACCTCTATCCGTTCGAGGCAACCGTCGACAAGGGCGCCGGTTTTGAAGAGTGCATCGAGAACATCGACATCGGCGGTCCCGCGATGATCCGCGCCGCGGCCAAAAATCATGACGATGTCGCCGTCGTCGTCGAAGCGCAAGACTATCAGGCCGTGCTCGATGAGCTCGCCGCCAACAACGGTGCGACCACGCTGAAGCTGCGCCGGCGCCTCGCCGCCAAGGCCTATGCCCGCACCGGCGCCTATGATGCCGCGATCTCAAACTGGTTCAACCGTCAGCTCGAGATCGATGCGCCCGACTACCGCGCCTTTGGCGGCAGGCTGATCCAGGCGCTGCGCTATGGCGAGAACCCGCACCAGACCGCCGCGTTCTATGCGACGCCTGACAAGCGGCCCGGCGTCTCGACCGCGCGGCAGTTGCAGGGCAAGGAGCTCTCCTACAACAACATCAACGACACCGACGCGGCCTATGAGTGCATCGGCGAGTTCGACGCCAAGCGCACCGCGGCCTGCGTCATCGTCAAGCACGCCAATCCCTGCGGCGTCGCGGAAGGTCCCGACCTCGTCACCGCGTATCGCATGGCCCTCGCCTGCGACTCGACCTCCGCCTTTGGCGGCATCATCGCGATGAACCGCGCGCTCGATGCGGACACCGCGCGCGAGATCACAAAAATCTTCACCGAGGTGATCATCGCACCCGATGCCAGCGAGGAAGCGATCGCCATCATCGGCGCGCGCAAGAATCTGCGCCTGCTGCTCGCCGGCGGCCTGCCCGACCCGCGTTCGGCGGGTCTCACCGCCAAGACTGTTGCCGGCGGCTTGCTCGTGCAGAGCCGCGACAACGCCGTGGTCGACGACATGACGTTCAAGGTGGTCACCAAGCGCGCGCCGACCGACGCCGAGATGCGCGACCTGAAATTCGCGTTCCGGGTGGCAAAGCACGTCAAGTCCAACACCATCATCTACGCCAAGGATCTCGCGACCGTCGGCATCGGCGCGGGCCAGATGAGCCGGGTCGATTCGGCGCGGATCGCGGCGCGGAAGGCCCAGGAGGCGGCGCACGAGCTGAAGCTCGCCGAGCCCCTCACCAAGGGATCGGTCGTAGCATCCGATGCGTTCTTCCCGTTCGCCGACGGCATGCTCGCATGCATCGAGGCCGGCGCCACCGCCGTTGTGCAGCCCGGTGGCTCGATGCGCGACGACGAGGTGATCAAGGCTGCCGACGAGCACGGCATCGCCATGGTGTTCACCGGCACGCGGCATTTCCGGCATTGA
- a CDS encoding transcription antitermination factor NusB — MPSQRFAPPTEVPGLAARRIAADIVDGVLHKRRTLDDQLDGGGAHPGLKTLADRDRALMRRMVATVLRRLGTLGHVLSRLLDKGIPAEAPRAQSALLIGAAQILWMDVPDHAAVDLSVRLVQSDRRAARYAGLVNAVLRRCAREGKALVEEVATQSLDLPPWLLARWSTHYGEATAREMALALGHEPSLDLTVKSDAAQWASRLHGEALPTGTVRTLLHGSVTMLPGFSEGQWWVQDAAAALPARLFGDVAGKSIADLCAAPGGKTAQLVHAGANVVAVDRSPARVARLRENLARLSLRAETVVADAVEWAGPPQSFDGILIDAPCTSTGTIRRHPDVAWLRQESDIAALTALQQRLLGKSVSLLKPGGTLVYCTCSLEPEEGEQAIAALLAAEPALRRVAIQPSEVAGLAEIITADGDLRTLPSHLPNADPRLGGLDGFFAARLVKS, encoded by the coding sequence ATGCCGTCTCAACGTTTTGCTCCACCGACCGAAGTGCCTGGTCTCGCGGCGCGCCGGATCGCCGCCGACATCGTCGATGGTGTCCTCCATAAGCGCCGCACGCTGGACGACCAGCTCGATGGGGGCGGCGCCCATCCCGGACTGAAGACGCTCGCCGATCGCGACCGCGCGCTGATGCGGCGCATGGTGGCGACTGTCCTGCGCCGGCTCGGCACGCTCGGCCACGTGCTGTCGCGTCTGCTCGACAAGGGCATCCCTGCCGAGGCACCGCGCGCGCAAAGCGCGCTTCTGATCGGCGCTGCGCAAATTCTCTGGATGGATGTTCCCGATCACGCGGCCGTCGATCTCTCGGTGCGCCTGGTGCAATCCGACCGCCGTGCCGCGCGCTATGCCGGCCTCGTCAATGCCGTGCTGCGCCGCTGCGCGCGCGAGGGCAAGGCGCTGGTGGAGGAAGTCGCGACGCAATCGCTCGACCTGCCGCCCTGGCTGCTTGCGCGCTGGAGCACGCATTATGGTGAGGCGACCGCGCGCGAGATGGCGCTCGCGCTCGGCCATGAGCCCTCACTCGATCTGACCGTGAAGTCGGATGCCGCGCAATGGGCGAGCCGCCTGCATGGCGAGGCACTGCCGACCGGAACCGTGCGTACGCTGCTGCACGGCTCGGTGACCATGCTGCCCGGTTTCAGCGAGGGACAATGGTGGGTTCAGGACGCCGCGGCCGCACTGCCGGCCCGGTTGTTCGGCGATGTCGCCGGCAAATCCATCGCCGATCTCTGCGCCGCTCCCGGCGGCAAGACGGCCCAGCTGGTTCACGCCGGCGCGAATGTTGTCGCTGTAGACCGTTCGCCGGCGCGCGTGGCACGGCTGCGCGAGAACCTGGCGCGGCTGTCGTTGCGGGCCGAAACAGTCGTCGCCGACGCCGTGGAATGGGCGGGTCCGCCGCAAAGTTTTGACGGCATCCTGATCGATGCGCCCTGCACTTCGACCGGCACGATCCGCCGCCATCCTGATGTGGCCTGGCTGCGCCAGGAGTCCGACATTGCGGCGCTCACGGCACTTCAGCAGCGCCTGCTGGGCAAATCCGTCTCGCTGCTCAAACCGGGTGGAACGCTGGTCTATTGCACCTGCTCGCTGGAGCCTGAGGAAGGCGAGCAGGCGATCGCCGCGCTGCTGGCCGCCGAACCGGCGCTGCGCCGCGTAGCGATCCAGCCGTCCGAGGTCGCAGGGCTGGCTGAGATCATTACCGCCGACGGCGACCTGAGGACCCTGCCGAGCCACCTGCCAAACGCCGACCCACGGCTCGGCGGGCTCGACGGATTCTTCGCCGCCCGGCTCGTTAAATCCTGA
- a CDS encoding glutathione S-transferase, which produces MLTVHHLNNSRSQRVLWLLEELGVPYEIVRYQRQADMRAPKELRAIHPLGKSPVITDKGNTIAESGAIVEYLVGTYGEGRLIPPPNTPERLRYTYWLHYAEGSAMQPLLLKLLFTLMPKRAPALLRPLVRKVSNQALTALVNPQIKQHMDYWEGELGKTEWFAGNEFTAADIQMSFPLEAAQARGGLEQGHPKAMAFLERIHARPAYQRALEKGGPYQVGR; this is translated from the coding sequence ATGCTGACCGTTCATCACCTCAACAATTCACGCTCGCAGCGCGTGTTGTGGCTGCTCGAGGAGCTGGGCGTGCCGTACGAGATCGTGCGCTATCAGCGCCAGGCGGACATGCGTGCGCCCAAGGAGTTGCGCGCCATCCACCCGCTCGGCAAGTCGCCCGTGATCACCGACAAAGGCAACACCATCGCCGAATCAGGCGCGATCGTCGAATATCTCGTCGGCACCTATGGTGAAGGACGCCTGATCCCGCCGCCAAACACGCCGGAGCGTCTGCGCTACACCTATTGGCTGCACTATGCCGAAGGCTCGGCGATGCAGCCGCTGCTGCTCAAGCTGCTGTTCACGCTGATGCCGAAGCGTGCGCCGGCGCTGCTGCGCCCTCTGGTCCGCAAAGTGTCGAACCAGGCGCTGACTGCGCTGGTCAACCCGCAGATCAAGCAGCACATGGACTATTGGGAAGGCGAGCTCGGCAAAACCGAGTGGTTCGCCGGCAACGAGTTCACCGCGGCCGACATCCAGATGAGCTTTCCGTTGGAAGCGGCCCAAGCGCGCGGCGGCCTGGAGCAGGGCCATCCCAAGGCAATGGCGTTCCTCGAGCGCATCCACGCGCGTCCAGCCTATCAACGCGCACTGGAGAAGGGCGGGCCGTATCAGGTCGGGCGGTAG
- a CDS encoding heparinase II/III family protein encodes MNRFARNMLARASGGSVTLSRLWPGRTDRLIIAPHDLRTADATRAAEIYAGRFVFAGKIVNCHGRSIFDLEPPSEDWEVALLGFGWLRHLRAADTALTRANARSLVEDWISNPANKRRAVARRADVLARRVISLLSQAPLVLGDTDNKFYRRYLRAIARELRYLRFTMVDIPDGVPRLQVLIALCYASLCLANQARHIRSASRKLSDELQRQILPDGGHISRNPGALIELLIDLLPLRQTFAARNIAPPPALLNAIDRMMPMLRFFRHGDGNFALFNGMSATPSDLLATLLAYDDTHGAPMATMPHTGFQRLDAGALTLIMDTGAPPPANVSHDAHAGCLSFELSSGTSRIVTNCGMPTTGRDNWRPFARGTAAHSTLTYHETSSCQFVQLSAMKKLLHGAPVISGPAVVENFREVVANGTLLTTSHDGYLAKFGVIHRRVVMVANDGTRLDGEDTLSPPQGARLKGANTDFALRFHLHPAVKASRLSDARGVMLVLPNREVWTFEALDDKVELEDSVFLAGNDGPRRTAQIVIRQDARQTPSIRWSFVRSTASPAVTNARRNARREPELPL; translated from the coding sequence ATGAACCGCTTCGCGCGGAACATGCTTGCGCGCGCGAGCGGCGGTTCCGTGACGCTGTCGCGGCTGTGGCCGGGCCGCACCGACCGGCTGATCATCGCGCCGCACGATTTACGCACCGCGGATGCCACCCGCGCGGCGGAGATCTATGCCGGGCGATTCGTGTTCGCCGGCAAGATTGTCAATTGCCATGGCCGCTCGATCTTCGATCTCGAGCCGCCGTCGGAAGACTGGGAGGTCGCCCTGCTCGGCTTCGGCTGGCTGCGCCATTTGCGCGCCGCCGACACCGCGCTGACCCGGGCCAATGCCCGCTCGCTGGTCGAGGACTGGATCTCCAATCCCGCCAACAAGCGCCGGGCCGTGGCCCGCCGCGCCGACGTGCTGGCTCGGCGCGTGATCTCGCTGCTGTCGCAGGCACCGCTGGTGCTGGGTGACACCGACAACAAATTCTATCGCCGTTACTTGCGGGCGATCGCGCGCGAGCTCCGCTATCTCCGTTTCACCATGGTCGACATCCCGGACGGGGTGCCGCGGCTGCAAGTGTTGATCGCGCTCTGCTACGCCTCGTTGTGCCTTGCCAACCAGGCGCGCCATATCCGCAGCGCCTCGCGCAAACTGTCCGACGAGTTGCAACGCCAGATCCTCCCCGACGGCGGACACATCTCCCGTAATCCAGGCGCATTGATCGAGCTCCTGATCGATTTGCTGCCGCTGCGGCAGACCTTTGCGGCGCGCAACATCGCGCCGCCGCCGGCGCTCCTCAACGCGATCGACCGCATGATGCCGATGCTGCGTTTCTTCCGGCACGGCGACGGCAACTTTGCGCTGTTCAACGGCATGAGCGCGACGCCGTCGGATCTGCTCGCCACGCTGCTCGCCTATGACGATACCCATGGCGCGCCGATGGCGACCATGCCGCACACCGGCTTCCAGCGTCTCGACGCCGGAGCGTTGACGCTGATCATGGATACCGGCGCGCCGCCGCCGGCCAATGTCAGCCACGACGCCCATGCCGGCTGCCTGTCGTTCGAATTATCCTCGGGCACGAGCCGCATCGTGACCAATTGCGGCATGCCGACGACGGGACGCGACAATTGGCGGCCGTTCGCGCGCGGCACCGCGGCGCACTCCACGCTGACCTATCACGAAACATCGTCCTGCCAGTTCGTCCAGCTGTCGGCAATGAAGAAGCTGTTGCACGGCGCACCCGTGATCAGCGGGCCGGCGGTGGTTGAGAATTTTCGCGAGGTCGTGGCGAACGGCACGCTGCTGACGACGTCCCATGACGGCTATCTCGCCAAGTTTGGCGTGATCCACCGGCGTGTGGTGATGGTCGCCAATGACGGCACGCGGCTCGACGGCGAGGACACGCTGTCACCGCCGCAAGGCGCGCGGCTCAAGGGCGCGAATACCGATTTCGCGCTGCGCTTCCACCTGCACCCGGCGGTGAAGGCGAGCCGGCTGTCGGACGCCCGCGGCGTGATGCTGGTGCTGCCGAACCGCGAAGTCTGGACCTTCGAGGCGCTCGATGACAAGGTCGAGCTCGAGGACAGCGTATTCCTGGCCGGCAATGACGGGCCGCGCCGCACCGCGCAGATCGTGATCCGGCAGGACGCACGCCAGACCCCCTCCATCCGCTGGAGCTTTGTCCGCTCCACCGCCTCGCCGGCGGTCACCAATGCCCGCCGCAACGCCCGGCGCGAGCCGGAACTTCCGCTGTAA
- the ggt gene encoding gamma-glutamyltransferase: protein MSLVLARRKVVAAIAILGICLFPARAQDARRIYQPPALDTVHAIAAEHGMVVAQERISAQIGADILRSGGNAVDAAVATGFAMAVTYPRAGNIGGGGFMVIHSADRKQDIAIDYRETATSATTSDIFLGADGKPDIAKSRDSALGIGVPGTVAGLALALEKYGSGQFTLAQLLKPAISLARDGFVISDDIADTLPGAHKRLARWPASAKIFSRPDGTPLQENDRLVQGDLAETLSTIAARGPRGFYEGPIAEKLAKTVTDAGGIMTPDDLRSYEPVIREPVRGSYRGFDIVSMPQPSSGGVVLVEALNILEGFQLSDLKQGSPASLHLLIEAMKRAYADRARYLGDPAFVEAPIETLIAKDYAAKLRAGISADRATPAKEIAARATPPREGSNTTHFSVVDSRGNAVSNTYTLNFSYGVGLVADGTGVLLNNELDDFTAAPGAANAYGLVGYEANLPGPGKRPLSSMSPTIVLKDGKPVLVTGSPGGSRIISTVLQVIVNVLDYHMDVAAAVAAPRLHHQWLPDEVRVERGFSDDVLFELKAMGHIVVEPMGQTSANSIAVTPSGPFGAPDPRTRGSAAEGQ, encoded by the coding sequence ATGTCGTTAGTTCTGGCACGACGAAAAGTCGTAGCCGCCATCGCGATTCTAGGTATCTGCCTGTTCCCGGCGCGCGCTCAGGATGCGCGCCGCATCTACCAGCCGCCAGCGCTCGACACCGTTCACGCCATCGCCGCCGAGCATGGCATGGTGGTGGCGCAGGAAAGGATCTCCGCGCAGATCGGCGCAGACATCCTGCGGAGTGGCGGCAACGCGGTGGACGCCGCGGTCGCGACCGGTTTCGCCATGGCCGTGACCTATCCGCGGGCCGGCAATATCGGCGGCGGCGGCTTCATGGTGATCCACTCAGCCGACCGCAAGCAGGACATCGCAATCGACTATCGCGAGACCGCAACAAGCGCGACCACATCAGATATCTTCCTCGGCGCCGACGGCAAGCCGGACATCGCGAAGTCGCGCGACTCCGCGCTCGGCATCGGCGTGCCTGGTACGGTCGCGGGGCTGGCGCTGGCGCTGGAGAAATACGGCTCCGGCCAATTCACGCTGGCGCAGTTGCTGAAGCCCGCGATTTCGCTCGCCCGCGACGGTTTCGTCATCAGCGACGACATCGCCGACACACTGCCGGGCGCGCACAAGCGACTAGCCCGCTGGCCGGCGTCGGCGAAAATCTTCTCGCGACCGGACGGCACGCCGCTGCAAGAGAATGACCGGCTGGTGCAAGGCGATTTGGCTGAGACGCTGTCCACCATAGCCGCCCGAGGCCCGCGCGGATTTTACGAGGGACCGATCGCCGAAAAGCTCGCCAAAACCGTCACCGATGCCGGCGGCATCATGACTCCAGATGATCTGCGGTCATACGAGCCCGTCATCCGCGAGCCGGTGCGGGGAAGCTACCGCGGCTTCGACATCGTCTCGATGCCGCAGCCGTCATCGGGTGGCGTGGTTCTGGTGGAGGCCCTGAACATCCTGGAAGGCTTTCAGCTCTCGGACCTGAAGCAGGGCTCGCCGGCCTCGCTGCATCTGCTGATCGAAGCCATGAAGCGCGCCTATGCGGATCGCGCGCGCTATCTCGGCGATCCGGCTTTCGTCGAGGCGCCGATCGAGACCCTGATCGCCAAGGACTATGCGGCGAAGCTCCGCGCCGGCATCAGCGCCGACAGGGCCACGCCGGCGAAAGAGATCGCGGCGCGCGCGACACCGCCGCGCGAAGGCAGCAACACCACGCATTTCTCCGTCGTCGACAGCCGCGGCAATGCGGTGAGCAACACCTATACGCTGAACTTCAGCTACGGCGTCGGCCTCGTCGCCGACGGCACCGGCGTGCTGCTCAACAACGAGCTCGACGATTTCACCGCAGCGCCAGGCGCCGCCAACGCCTATGGCCTCGTCGGCTACGAGGCAAATCTGCCGGGGCCGGGCAAGCGGCCGCTGTCCTCGATGTCGCCGACCATCGTCCTGAAGGACGGCAAGCCGGTGCTGGTGACGGGCTCGCCCGGCGGCAGCCGTATCATTTCGACGGTGCTCCAGGTGATCGTCAACGTGCTCGACTATCATATGGATGTCGCCGCTGCCGTCGCAGCGCCGCGGCTGCATCACCAATGGCTGCCGGATGAAGTGCGCGTCGAACGCGGCTTTTCCGACGACGTGCTGTTCGAGCTGAAGGCGATGGGTCACATCGTCGTCGAGCCGATGGGCCAGACATCGGCCAACTCGATCGCGGTGACGCCGAGCGGGCCGTTCGGCGCGCCCGACCCGCGCACACGGGGCTCTGCTGCCGAGGGACAATAG
- a CDS encoding DUF1674 domain-containing protein codes for MNDTPSSPPQRKPLTPAAQRALAEAEARRQAAEANANAKAAPKELQGPKGPEPTRFGDWERKGIASDF; via the coding sequence ATGAACGACACTCCCTCAAGCCCGCCCCAGCGCAAGCCGCTCACGCCGGCCGCCCAGCGCGCGTTGGCGGAAGCTGAGGCACGCCGGCAGGCGGCTGAGGCCAATGCCAATGCCAAAGCCGCGCCCAAGGAGTTGCAGGGTCCGAAAGGGCCCGAGCCCACGCGTTTCGGCGACTGGGAGCGCAAGGGCATCGCCTCGGATTTCTGA